In a single window of the Rhopalosiphum padi isolate XX-2018 chromosome 1, ASM2088224v1, whole genome shotgun sequence genome:
- the LOC132917479 gene encoding protein RER1 isoform X2, with translation MQDFTSDSNTQQSTVSLAFLRLSQKLQKFLDDITPFRTARWIGALVFILLFMIRIIMLQGWYIITYALGIYHLNLFIAFLTPKIDPAMDEFEDDSGPSLPTRANEEFRPFIRRLPEFKFWYSVIKSTLLSIFLTFFQFFDVPVFWPILVLYFIVLFCITMKRQIMHMIRYRYLPFTHSKPKYQGHDESGKVIRAK, from the exons ATGCAAGACTTTACAAGTGATTCAAATACCCAGCAAAGCACAGTTTCATTGGCTTTTCTTCGTTTATCTCag AAACTTCAAAAATTTCTTGATGACATCACACCATTTCGAACAGCCAGATGGATAGGAGCActtgtatttattcttttatttatgataagaaTAATAATGCTACAG ggaTGGTATATAATTACGTATGCATTAGGTATataccatttaaatttattcattgcATTCCTTACACCAAAAATAGATCCAGCTATGGATGAGTTTGAAG ATGATTCTGGTCCATCGTTGCCAACACGAGCAAATGAAGAATTCAGACCATTTATTCGCCGATTAcctgaatttaaattttggtaTTCGGTAATAAAATCTACATTGTTGtcaatatttttgacatttttccaATTCTTTGACGTTCCTGTATTTTGGCCTATTCTTGTCTTATACTTTATTGTTCTATTTTGTATAACAATGAAACGCCAAATAATG CATATGATCAGATACAGATATTTACCATTCACTCACAGTAAGCCCAAATATCAAGGTCATGATGAGAGTGGAAAGGTGATTAGAgctaaatga
- the LOC132917479 gene encoding protein RER1 isoform X1, protein MQDFTSDSNTQQSTVSLAFLRLSQKLQKFLDDITPFRTARWIGALVFILLFMIRIIMLQGWYIITYALGIYHLNLFIAFLTPKIDPAMDEFEDDSGPSLPTRANEEFRPFIRRLPEFKFWYSVIKSTLLSIFLTFFQFFDVPVFWPILVLYFIVLFCITMKRQIMHMIRYRYLPFTHSKPKYQGHDESGKLSLIPEKLVPVVTQNVT, encoded by the exons ATGCAAGACTTTACAAGTGATTCAAATACCCAGCAAAGCACAGTTTCATTGGCTTTTCTTCGTTTATCTCag AAACTTCAAAAATTTCTTGATGACATCACACCATTTCGAACAGCCAGATGGATAGGAGCActtgtatttattcttttatttatgataagaaTAATAATGCTACAG ggaTGGTATATAATTACGTATGCATTAGGTATataccatttaaatttattcattgcATTCCTTACACCAAAAATAGATCCAGCTATGGATGAGTTTGAAG ATGATTCTGGTCCATCGTTGCCAACACGAGCAAATGAAGAATTCAGACCATTTATTCGCCGATTAcctgaatttaaattttggtaTTCGGTAATAAAATCTACATTGTTGtcaatatttttgacatttttccaATTCTTTGACGTTCCTGTATTTTGGCCTATTCTTGTCTTATACTTTATTGTTCTATTTTGTATAACAATGAAACGCCAAATAATG CATATGATCAGATACAGATATTTACCATTCACTCACAGTAAGCCCAAATATCAAGGTCATGATGAGAGTGGAAAG ctatctCTAATTCCAGAAAAATTGGTACCAGTTGTCACTCAAAATGTAACGTGA